A region from the Patagioenas fasciata isolate bPatFas1 chromosome 27, bPatFas1.hap1, whole genome shotgun sequence genome encodes:
- the CHAF1A gene encoding chromatin assembly factor 1 subunit A isoform X1, whose translation MRMRAAAPAAHWSPLQPPFRALTQASQWRSAVGGSAPLPGAAETCGDHSGAAPPLSRLLPGDPAGLEPGSMECRDKAAAPPRRLVQARLPFKRLNPVPKEKYDADSEIKKVKSSQGGFGPSKDSSLDASHASLDNVENDCQLDSDVSFSPKLVNEKGPLDHFIQKNTKDSTNETVIVIDLTEGSTHRLRDDADHVDSKASSCPPITNGALGKERNQLSCLNSTQSNQLDDSMETDMQCEAVANKNEDLVHGIPSHSGLTECSDVENAKGNQSELKDVIFEGKMPVVLLEDIMTAKSPQVASLDGSIASENETMESSHEGDSGLSNSSLSSRCLSSPEVQPAAETKRNTSPLASSTPVRKVSQKCHKSSAEKEKLRLQRDQERADKLQKLQAEREEKGRLKEEAKAAKERAKEEAKKKKEEEKELKEKERREKKEKEEKEKAEKLRVKEEKRKERQEALEAKLEEKRKKEEEKRLREEEKRINAQKAEITRFFQKPKTPQAPKILAGSCGKFAPFEIKENMVLAPLCRVAPDPDVLEQLDKLLRAQNSDVLFLRDLKCRKPRKTGPTFVNNSADIVNSDVVVVDNCKTDADPERGKFGRMKLLQFCENHRPAYWGTWNKKTTMIHARNPWSKDSKLLDYEVDSDEEWEEEEPGESLSHSEGDDEEEGEDEDDDDGFFVPHGYLSEDEGVTEECDPENQKVRQKLKAKEWDELMAKGKRFHVLQPVKIGCVWESAEHDSSANADLKVLQQFAACVLDSPVAEEEQQTQKCSKKRAKDQQILGQLLPLLHGNVNGSKVIIQEFQECCRQGLFSDVTVAADGDTSPTSPHASRPQTPVGEDGAVPSKARLKRIISENSVYEKRPEYRMCWYVHSEVLKSFDQEHLPVPCQWNYVTQVPSSGKEEGGSVLGAAALQTPPPAKRKSSGTVSITKFMKRPRDAEQAEAAEMDGFQADTEEDEEDDDCMIVDVQPGQDSTLAATETGSGSSGTRGAAHQDTSSISPSNPV comes from the exons ATGCGCATGCGCGCCGCGGCGCCGGCCGCTCATTGGTCACCGCTGCAGCCGCCATTTCGCGCCCTGACTCAGGCCTCTCAGTGGCGCAGCGCGGTGGGCGGCTCCGCCCCTCTGCCCGGTGCTGCGGAAACCTGCGGCGACCACtccggggccgccccgccgctCTCCCGGCTTCTGCCCGGCGACCCGGCAGGCCTCGAGCCCGGGT CCATGGAGTGCAGAGACAAGGCGGCTGCTCCTCCGCGAAGGCTCGTCCAAG CTCGGTTGCCGTTCAAACGCTTGAATCCTGTACCAAAGGAAAAATATGATGCAGATTCAGAAATAAAGAAAGTAAAGAGCTCACAAGGTGGTTTTGGCCCAAGTAAGGATTCCTCCCTCGATGCATCTCATGCGTCCCTGGACAACGTGGAGAATGACTGTCAGTTGGATTCGGATGTGAGTTTTTCTCCAAAACTTGTCAATGAAAAGGGTCCTTTAGACCATTttatacagaaaaacacaaaagatAGCACAAATGAAACTGTAATTGTTATTGACCTGACAGAGGGCTCTACCCACAGACTAAGAGATGATGCAGACCACGTTGATTCAAAAGCATCTTCATGCCCACCTATAACTAatggtgcattaggaaaagagagaaaccagTTGAGTTGCCTGAATTCCACTCAGAGCAACCAGCTGGATGATTCGATGGAGACTGATATGCAGTGTGAAGCTGTAGCGAACAAAAATGAAGATTTGGTTCATGGGATCCCGTCACATTCTGGGTTAACAGAGTGTAGCGATGTGGAAAACGCAAAGGGAAACCAGAGCGAACTGAAGGACGTCATCTTCGAGGGGAAGATGCCTGTGGTGCTCCTGGAGGATATTATGACGGCAAAATCTCCCCAGGTTGCTTCTCTGGACGGAAGCATTGCGTCGGAAAACGAGACCATGGAATCGTCTCATGAAGGAGACTCCGGACTTAGCAATTCCTCGCTAAGCTCTCGCTGTCTGAGCTCTCCCGAGGTGCAGCCCGCTGCGGAAACAAAGAGAAACACGAGTCCTTTAGCTTCCTCGACGCCTGTTAGGAAG GTATCCCAGAAATGCCACAAAAGCTCGGCGGAGAAGGAGAAGCTGCGATTGCAAAGA GACCAGGAGCGCGCGGACAAGCTGCAGAAGCTGCAAGcggaaagggaggagaaggggaggcTGAAAGAAGAAGCGAAAGCGGCGAAGGAGCGAGCCAAGGAGGAGgccaagaagaagaaggaagaggagaaagagctgaaagagaaagaaaggagggaaaagaaagagaaagaagaaaaggaaaaagccgAGAAGCTGCGGGTGAAGGAGGAGAAGCGGAAGGAGCGACAGGAAGCGTTGGA GGCAAAActggaggagaagagaaagaaagaagaggagaaacggttaagagaggaggaaaag CGAATTAAtgctcagaaagcagaaattacGAGGTTCTTCCAGAAACCAAAGACTCCACAAGCCCCGAAG ATTCTCGCTGGGTCTTGTGGGAAGTTTGCTCCTTTTGAAATCAAGGAGAACATGGTCTTAGCTCCCCTCTGTCGTGTTGCCCCGGATCCGGACGTCCTGGAGCAGCTGGATAAGCTCCTGCGTGCACAAAACAGCGACGTTTTGTTCTTGAGGGACCTAAAGTGTCGTAAACCGCGTAAAACTGGACCTACTTTTGTCAATAACAGTGCTGACATAGTCAACAG CGATGTGGTGGTTGTGGATAACTGCAAAACAGACGCTGATCCTGAAAGGGGGAAATTTGGTAGAATGAAACTTCTGCAGTTTTGTGAGAATCACCGCCCCGCGTACTGGGGCACGTGGAACAAGAAAACCACTATGATCCATGCCAGGAATCCGTGGTCTAAGGACAGT AAGCTGCTGGACTACGAAGTAGATAGTGATGAAGAATGGGAAGAGGAGGAACCTGGAGAAAGCCTCTCCCATAGTGAAGGG GATGATgaagaggagggagaggatgAAGATGACGACGATGGGTTTTTTGTACCCCATGGGTACCTATCTGAAGATGAAGGAGTGACAGAA GAGTGCGATCCAGAGAATCAGAAAGTTCGTCAAAAGCTGAAAGCAAAGGAGTGGGATGAGCTGATGGCCAAGGGGAAGAGGTTCCACGTTCTACAGCCTGTGAAGATTGGCTGTGTCTGGGAAAGCGCAGAACACGACAGCAGCGCCAACGCGGACCTGAAGGTTCTCCAGCAGTTCGCAGCGTGTGTCCTGGATTCACCGGTCGCGGAGGAAGAACAGCAGACACAGAAATGCAGTAAAAAAAGAGCGAAAGATCAGCAAA TCCTTGGGCAGCTCCTGCCGCTGCTGCACGGCAACGTGAACGGGAGCAAAGTGATCATCCAGGAGTTCCAAGAGTGCTGCCGGCAGGGACTGTTCAGCGACGTGACAGTGGCTGCCGATGGTGACACGAGCCCCACGAGCCCCCACGCGTCCCGACCGCAGACGCCCGTGGGCGAGGATGGCGCCGTCCCTTCCAAAGCCAGGCTAAAGAGAAtaatttctgagaactctgtGTACGAGAAAAGGCCCGAGTATCGCATGTGCTGGTACGTCCACTCTGAGGTGCTGAAGAGTTTCGACCAAGAGCATCTCCCCGTCCCCTGCCAGTGGAACTACGTCACCCAGGTCCCTTCGTCGGGGAAGGAGGAGGGTGGCAGCGTGTTGGGAGCAGCGGCCCTGCAGACACCCCCCCCGGCAAAGAGGAAATCCAGCGGGACCGTGTCCATCACAAAATTCATGAAGAGACCTCGGGATGCCGAGCAG GCTGAAGCTGCAGAGATGGACGGATTTCAGGCAGACAccgaggaagatgaggaggatgaCGACTGCATGATTGTGGATGTACAGCCAGGCCAAG
- the CHAF1A gene encoding chromatin assembly factor 1 subunit A isoform X2, whose translation MECRDKAAAPPRRLVQARLPFKRLNPVPKEKYDADSEIKKVKSSQGGFGPSKDSSLDASHASLDNVENDCQLDSDVSFSPKLVNEKGPLDHFIQKNTKDSTNETVIVIDLTEGSTHRLRDDADHVDSKASSCPPITNGALGKERNQLSCLNSTQSNQLDDSMETDMQCEAVANKNEDLVHGIPSHSGLTECSDVENAKGNQSELKDVIFEGKMPVVLLEDIMTAKSPQVASLDGSIASENETMESSHEGDSGLSNSSLSSRCLSSPEVQPAAETKRNTSPLASSTPVRKVSQKCHKSSAEKEKLRLQRDQERADKLQKLQAEREEKGRLKEEAKAAKERAKEEAKKKKEEEKELKEKERREKKEKEEKEKAEKLRVKEEKRKERQEALEAKLEEKRKKEEEKRLREEEKRINAQKAEITRFFQKPKTPQAPKILAGSCGKFAPFEIKENMVLAPLCRVAPDPDVLEQLDKLLRAQNSDVLFLRDLKCRKPRKTGPTFVNNSADIVNSDVVVVDNCKTDADPERGKFGRMKLLQFCENHRPAYWGTWNKKTTMIHARNPWSKDSKLLDYEVDSDEEWEEEEPGESLSHSEGDDEEEGEDEDDDDGFFVPHGYLSEDEGVTEECDPENQKVRQKLKAKEWDELMAKGKRFHVLQPVKIGCVWESAEHDSSANADLKVLQQFAACVLDSPVAEEEQQTQKCSKKRAKDQQILGQLLPLLHGNVNGSKVIIQEFQECCRQGLFSDVTVAADGDTSPTSPHASRPQTPVGEDGAVPSKARLKRIISENSVYEKRPEYRMCWYVHSEVLKSFDQEHLPVPCQWNYVTQVPSSGKEEGGSVLGAAALQTPPPAKRKSSGTVSITKFMKRPRDAEQAEAAEMDGFQADTEEDEEDDDCMIVDVQPGQDSTLAATETGSGSSGTRGAAHQDTSSISPSNPV comes from the exons ATGGAGTGCAGAGACAAGGCGGCTGCTCCTCCGCGAAGGCTCGTCCAAG CTCGGTTGCCGTTCAAACGCTTGAATCCTGTACCAAAGGAAAAATATGATGCAGATTCAGAAATAAAGAAAGTAAAGAGCTCACAAGGTGGTTTTGGCCCAAGTAAGGATTCCTCCCTCGATGCATCTCATGCGTCCCTGGACAACGTGGAGAATGACTGTCAGTTGGATTCGGATGTGAGTTTTTCTCCAAAACTTGTCAATGAAAAGGGTCCTTTAGACCATTttatacagaaaaacacaaaagatAGCACAAATGAAACTGTAATTGTTATTGACCTGACAGAGGGCTCTACCCACAGACTAAGAGATGATGCAGACCACGTTGATTCAAAAGCATCTTCATGCCCACCTATAACTAatggtgcattaggaaaagagagaaaccagTTGAGTTGCCTGAATTCCACTCAGAGCAACCAGCTGGATGATTCGATGGAGACTGATATGCAGTGTGAAGCTGTAGCGAACAAAAATGAAGATTTGGTTCATGGGATCCCGTCACATTCTGGGTTAACAGAGTGTAGCGATGTGGAAAACGCAAAGGGAAACCAGAGCGAACTGAAGGACGTCATCTTCGAGGGGAAGATGCCTGTGGTGCTCCTGGAGGATATTATGACGGCAAAATCTCCCCAGGTTGCTTCTCTGGACGGAAGCATTGCGTCGGAAAACGAGACCATGGAATCGTCTCATGAAGGAGACTCCGGACTTAGCAATTCCTCGCTAAGCTCTCGCTGTCTGAGCTCTCCCGAGGTGCAGCCCGCTGCGGAAACAAAGAGAAACACGAGTCCTTTAGCTTCCTCGACGCCTGTTAGGAAG GTATCCCAGAAATGCCACAAAAGCTCGGCGGAGAAGGAGAAGCTGCGATTGCAAAGA GACCAGGAGCGCGCGGACAAGCTGCAGAAGCTGCAAGcggaaagggaggagaaggggaggcTGAAAGAAGAAGCGAAAGCGGCGAAGGAGCGAGCCAAGGAGGAGgccaagaagaagaaggaagaggagaaagagctgaaagagaaagaaaggagggaaaagaaagagaaagaagaaaaggaaaaagccgAGAAGCTGCGGGTGAAGGAGGAGAAGCGGAAGGAGCGACAGGAAGCGTTGGA GGCAAAActggaggagaagagaaagaaagaagaggagaaacggttaagagaggaggaaaag CGAATTAAtgctcagaaagcagaaattacGAGGTTCTTCCAGAAACCAAAGACTCCACAAGCCCCGAAG ATTCTCGCTGGGTCTTGTGGGAAGTTTGCTCCTTTTGAAATCAAGGAGAACATGGTCTTAGCTCCCCTCTGTCGTGTTGCCCCGGATCCGGACGTCCTGGAGCAGCTGGATAAGCTCCTGCGTGCACAAAACAGCGACGTTTTGTTCTTGAGGGACCTAAAGTGTCGTAAACCGCGTAAAACTGGACCTACTTTTGTCAATAACAGTGCTGACATAGTCAACAG CGATGTGGTGGTTGTGGATAACTGCAAAACAGACGCTGATCCTGAAAGGGGGAAATTTGGTAGAATGAAACTTCTGCAGTTTTGTGAGAATCACCGCCCCGCGTACTGGGGCACGTGGAACAAGAAAACCACTATGATCCATGCCAGGAATCCGTGGTCTAAGGACAGT AAGCTGCTGGACTACGAAGTAGATAGTGATGAAGAATGGGAAGAGGAGGAACCTGGAGAAAGCCTCTCCCATAGTGAAGGG GATGATgaagaggagggagaggatgAAGATGACGACGATGGGTTTTTTGTACCCCATGGGTACCTATCTGAAGATGAAGGAGTGACAGAA GAGTGCGATCCAGAGAATCAGAAAGTTCGTCAAAAGCTGAAAGCAAAGGAGTGGGATGAGCTGATGGCCAAGGGGAAGAGGTTCCACGTTCTACAGCCTGTGAAGATTGGCTGTGTCTGGGAAAGCGCAGAACACGACAGCAGCGCCAACGCGGACCTGAAGGTTCTCCAGCAGTTCGCAGCGTGTGTCCTGGATTCACCGGTCGCGGAGGAAGAACAGCAGACACAGAAATGCAGTAAAAAAAGAGCGAAAGATCAGCAAA TCCTTGGGCAGCTCCTGCCGCTGCTGCACGGCAACGTGAACGGGAGCAAAGTGATCATCCAGGAGTTCCAAGAGTGCTGCCGGCAGGGACTGTTCAGCGACGTGACAGTGGCTGCCGATGGTGACACGAGCCCCACGAGCCCCCACGCGTCCCGACCGCAGACGCCCGTGGGCGAGGATGGCGCCGTCCCTTCCAAAGCCAGGCTAAAGAGAAtaatttctgagaactctgtGTACGAGAAAAGGCCCGAGTATCGCATGTGCTGGTACGTCCACTCTGAGGTGCTGAAGAGTTTCGACCAAGAGCATCTCCCCGTCCCCTGCCAGTGGAACTACGTCACCCAGGTCCCTTCGTCGGGGAAGGAGGAGGGTGGCAGCGTGTTGGGAGCAGCGGCCCTGCAGACACCCCCCCCGGCAAAGAGGAAATCCAGCGGGACCGTGTCCATCACAAAATTCATGAAGAGACCTCGGGATGCCGAGCAG GCTGAAGCTGCAGAGATGGACGGATTTCAGGCAGACAccgaggaagatgaggaggatgaCGACTGCATGATTGTGGATGTACAGCCAGGCCAAG